CCCGGCCATCGTAGAACTGGGCCGTCGGGTAGACGACGAGCTGCGTGCCGGAGGGCGGCTGCGGCGGAGCGAAGCCGTCACCGCCGCCCGCGGGCGCCGCCTCCGCACCGGAGTCCGCGCCGGATTCTTCGCCTGCGTCGCCCGCCCATGCCGCCGCCGAGGCGCCACCGCGCCGGAGCGCGTCGAGCCACGCCGCGTCGCCGCCGAGCCGCTCGGTCCAGGTGCTCCGCAGCACGGTCGCGTAGTCCGTCCCGCCGAACGCGGCGCCCTGTCCCGCCGCGTTTGCGACGTCCAGCAGCAGGTCCTCGCGCTGGCGTGTATCGAACACCGGGTGCATGAGGGGCTGTCCGAGCGCCATCGCGCCGTCCGCCAGGTCCGCGTCGCACCACGACTCGAGCGCGTGGTGGCAGGGGAGCACCCAGCCGCACGCCGACGCCGTCTCGTCGAGGTGCGGCGTGATCGCGACGGTGTTCGCCACGTTGGCCAGCGCCTCGCCGAACCCCGAGGCGGCGGGGAGCGCGTAGACGGGATTGCACCCGGATACGATGAGCGTCCGCACCTGCCCGGCCCGCATGCGCCCCATCAACGCCTGCATGTCCGCGAAGCTCGCCGTCGTACCCTCGGGCGTGCCGCCCCCCGGGAAGACCCGGGTACCCACGGCCCCCAGCACTTCGTTGAGCGCCGCGACCGCCTGGTGTGCCTGCCGCGCGGCGGCTCCCTGCGACTCGAGCCCGGGCGGGACCGCGACCGCGTTCTCCGCGGCGGCCAATTCCTCTCCGAGCGCGCGGATCGCGTCGGCGGAAACCCCCGCGGCGTCCGCGACGGACTCCGGCGACACGGCGGACATTCCGGCCGGAAGCGTGACGCCCCGCGCCGCCGCAACGACGCCCGCCACGGCGAGCGCCACGGCGCCCTCGGTCCCGGCTCGCGCTTCGATCCATTCGTCCGCGTTGGCGCCCGTCAGGGAAAGGCGCGGGCCGACGAACGTGAACTTCGCGTGGTGGTGGGCCTCGATGTCCCGCGCCGCCGCGAAACCCGCCGACATCTGCGTCGGGGCGAGCCAGGTGCCCAGGAAATCCGCGCCGAAACAGGCGATCCGGTCGGCCGAGGAGAGGTCGAAGCGCGGCATGCCCGCGCCGCCGCTCACGTCCGCGGTCCCGCCCGCCAGCGCCTGGTTCGAGAACGGCTCCCAGGCGATGTGTTCGACCCCCATCACACGGGCCCACTCCGCGATGAAGCGGCCCGTCGTGCCCGTCACCCGCCCGGTTAGGAGCACCGCGCCGCCGACGCGCACCGCGTTCGTGAGCGCGGCGGTCGCATCCTCCCAGTTCGCGTACTGGAAGGGAGGCGCCCCTTCCTCCGTGGACGGATTGCGCTGGATCGGCTGGCTCAGGCGATCCGGATCGTAGAGGTCCTGCAGCGTCGAGTGCGTGAGCGAGGAAAGGCCGTTCGTGCCTCCGCCGAACCGATCGTTGGGGCTCAGGCCGAGGACCCGGCCGTCGCGCACCTGCGCATGGACGGCCACCGGTTCCGGTCCCGCGTCCGCCAGCACCGTTGCGTAGGTCTCGGAAACACCCGGCGTGATTCCTTCTTCCTCGACGAGGCTGGGGATGAGCTTGTCCCCGAAGTTCGGCGGGCCGCACGCCGCCAGCGTCGCCGCCCCGGCCCCGGAAGTCCCGAGCACCTTGAGGAAGCGGCGCCGGGAGGTCCCCGTCCCGTTTGCCGCGGCGCCGTTGAGGGCGTCGGCTTCAGGCGCGGCGCCACCCGAGCAGCTCCCCGCGCAGCCGCAACCGCCGTTGCCCCCGTTCAGTAGTGACATGCCGCGCAATCCGTGGGAGCCCGGGTCCGGCCGTAGTCCGTGTCGATGTCCCTCGGGTAGAACCCTTCCGGCTGACGGGGCGCCGGCGCCCGTGGCGGCGGGTTATCGCGCGCCAGCGTATGGTCGGTCGAGACATCGCCGTCGAACGGTGGCCGCCGGTGGCACTCGAGGCACCAGCCCATCGTGAGCGGCGCCCACTGGTAGACCCGGTCCATCTCCTCGACCGGCCCATGGCAGTCCTGGCACTCCAGGTTCCGCACGTGGGCCTTGTGACTGAACTGCACGAACTCCGGCAGCTTGTACACCCACTCCCACTCGATCGGCTCGCCGCGCGCTTCGTACTGACGCAACTCCTCGACCGGCGGCAGCCCCGTGCCCGCGATGCGGTGGCACCCCATGCACACCTCGAGCGACGGCACGACCCCCGACACCGACCGCTCC
The Candidatus Palauibacter australiensis genome window above contains:
- a CDS encoding 4Fe-4S dicluster domain-containing protein; translated protein: MSLLNGGNGGCGCAGSCSGGAAPEADALNGAAANGTGTSRRRFLKVLGTSGAGAATLAACGPPNFGDKLIPSLVEEEGITPGVSETYATVLADAGPEPVAVHAQVRDGRVLGLSPNDRFGGGTNGLSSLTHSTLQDLYDPDRLSQPIQRNPSTEEGAPPFQYANWEDATAALTNAVRVGGAVLLTGRVTGTTGRFIAEWARVMGVEHIAWEPFSNQALAGGTADVSGGAGMPRFDLSSADRIACFGADFLGTWLAPTQMSAGFAAARDIEAHHHAKFTFVGPRLSLTGANADEWIEARAGTEGAVALAVAGVVAAARGVTLPAGMSAVSPESVADAAGVSADAIRALGEELAAAENAVAVPPGLESQGAAARQAHQAVAALNEVLGAVGTRVFPGGGTPEGTTASFADMQALMGRMRAGQVRTLIVSGCNPVYALPAASGFGEALANVANTVAITPHLDETASACGWVLPCHHALESWCDADLADGAMALGQPLMHPVFDTRQREDLLLDVANAAGQGAAFGGTDYATVLRSTWTERLGGDAAWLDALRRGGASAAAWAGDAGEESGADSGAEAAPAGGGDGFAPPQPPSGTQLVVYPTAQFYDGRGANRSWMQEQPDAITKVVWNSWVEMHPDMAESLGVERGDIVRVESAQGAIEAPVYVYRGIRPDTVAIPLGQGHTAYGRYARDRGVNPLDLLPANADPGSGALAYAGTAVTVAATGETARLVVTQGSTDDHDREIVHAMNVEDALHEIEAHEIDLVEMVEAAWDSDPNSPYRWGMTIDLNACTGCGACVTSCYSENNIPTVGEEQAALRREMSWMRIHRFEEETEDGGFQTVQQPMLCQHCGDAPCEPVCPVYATYHSPEGLNVQVYNRCVGTRYCANNCPYKVRRFNWFNHDARGRGDGGAFAWPLNLQLNPDITVREVGVMEKCTMCVHRINKAKIDAKEEGRTVRDGEVMTACQASCPSNAITFGNLKDPESEVSRKAKSARGYHALGELGVRPAITYLEDVTHRHMAAGGHGEPAAAGEGEEAH
- a CDS encoding cytochrome c3 family protein, with protein sequence MKISSRAVAGVLAAALGATALALYRPSTGELELAVASLDPSAFLHVQESSDPQAAGEGETADAALQYADEQDLATMPAQWRAIYDHENASRGPEQPIPFNHRFHVTDLQIDCMYCHVGTERSVSGVVPSLEVCMGCHRIAGTGLPPVEELRQYEARGEPIEWEWVYKLPEFVQFSHKAHVRNLECQDCHGPVEEMDRVYQWAPLTMGWCLECHRRPPFDGDVSTDHTLARDNPPPRAPAPRQPEGFYPRDIDTDYGRTRAPTDCAACHY